The following is a genomic window from Verrucomicrobiia bacterium.
TTGATTTGGATGGTTTTGGAGGTGCCCGTATCCTCCTTGCCGCCCGCCACAGCCTCCACGTTATCCATGATTTTCTTGAGGTTGCTGCCGCTCAACGTCCCCTCAAACGTAATCACCGGACCCTGAATGGCCACCTTCTCCACCACAATCTTGTCGCTCTTGAGCGAGGCCAGATTGACCTGCACCTCCATCGCGCCCACTTCAATCGCGGACGGGGTTTTGAAGCCTTGCGGGTTGCCCACAAAGAGCCCCTTCAGTTTCCCATTGCCTGAAAAGGGTGACAAAGAAACCCCGTCCAGACGCACCTCCGTTTTGGTGATTTTGGGCCCCACCGTCTCGACACCCTGTTTCACAATGCGGTCAAGATTCAAAAAGACTACCACCAGGGCGGCAATGACAATGACGGCCACAATGGCGCCGATAATCAGGATTTTTTTCATAATATAAGGCCTCTGCCATCCACTCTTTATCACCCGCGCCCCGCAGCGTCGAGCGCAATTTGCATGCTCCAGAGTTGCAGCGAAGGCGCTTTTCCGGCATGGTAGATGCATGAAGCGTCTGCTGTATGGCTTTCTTTTCGCCTGTGCGGCGGCCCTGCCGCTCCCCCCTGCCCAGGCCCAAATCACCGTCTCCGGCATCGCCAACCGCAATTACAACAGTTACGCCGATAGCGCCACCTTCACCGTCACCCTGCAAAGTGGTTTCGCCGGCGCCGCCTGGTTGAACGACATCCCCGTCCCTGTGGGTGCCCCCGTCACCGTCACCCGCGCGGACTATTACGAGCTGCTGGTGCTTGCCACCAACCTCACCACTCAAACCGTTGCCAGCAATCTCACCCAATTCATCGTTTATCCGGCCGAACGCAGCAATACCGAGCGCGGCCTGCCCCCCCTGCCCCTCTATCCGCCCATCCCCAGCGCCCCCCAGGAATTTGCCGGGGCGCAACTGCGCATCATGGCGCCGGAACGCTATCCAGCCGACATGGCCCCGCCTCTCGTCATTTGGGTGGTGGACGCCCAGGGCCGTGCCGTGCGCGTCAACGGCACCGTCACCGTCTCCGGCAGCAGCCCCATCCCCATCAAACGGGGAGTAGGCTCCGGCTTTTTGACCCCGGCTGGCCCCGGCGCAGTCCAGTATGTCTTCAGCCTCGCGGGACTACAAACCACCAAAACCGTGACCTACGAAAGCCAGGTCAACTGGACCACCGTCAGCGGCACGCTGAGCGGTAATGTGGCCTGGCCGGAAAATGCGCGCATCGCCATCACCAACCATGTCAACTTGACCGCCGGCAGTTCCCTGACCATCGGCGCCGGCACCGTCGTGCGAATTAGTCCCGTCATCAGTTTTACCAACAAT
Proteins encoded in this region:
- a CDS encoding AsmA family protein, whose product is MKKILIIGAIVAVIVIAALVVVFLNLDRIVKQGVETVGPKITKTEVRLDGVSLSPFSGNGKLKGLFVGNPQGFKTPSAIEVGAMEVQVNLASLKSDKIVVEKVAIQGPVITFEGTLSGSNLKKIMDNVEAVAGGKEDTGTSKTIQIKDLTITGGKINFSFTGLGGRTVSAPLPDLHLTNIGTEDKGATVAQATKQVLGAVVSNVDKIAAKMIQEVGKLGKEAVNTAVEQVDKAAQGVKKLFK